Part of the bacterium genome, CGTCGAGGTGCAGCCACGTGAAGAGAAGTCGGTTCCTCTCGTAGATCGCCGCGATCTCCGCGGGGGCGTAGAGCGAACCGATCGTCTGCGCATGGTCGTGAAGCATCGAGACTGTTCCCGCCTCGGCGCAATCCCATCCCCGGCGCCGCGCGCGCCAGCAGATATCGGCGTCTTCCCAGTAGAAGGGGGAATAGAGGGTCGAGAATCCGCCCAATTCCCGGAATCGGTCCGCCCGGACGAGCAGCGCGCCGCCGCAGGCGTAGGCGGTCCGTCTGGTTGTGCGGGCCGGAGGCGTCTCCTTGCGGCCGGGCTGCAGCACATCGAACACGCCATGCCGAATCCGGACTCTCAGATCGCCCTCGAAGAACGACTCGCGGAGGTTGAAAATCGCCGGGGCGACGGCGAAGAGGCGCTCGTCCTTCTCCAGTTCGTTCGCGAGCGCCGCCAAGTCCCCTTGATCTGGATGCATGTCGGAGTTGAGGAAGAAAAGCAGCCTGCCGCGCGCGGCGCACGCGCCGGCGTTGCAGGCCCCGGCGAAACCGCGCGACCGCTCAAGCCCGACGAAGCGGCACGAAGGACCCGCCGCGCGCACGGAGCGCCTCGCCGCCTCGCTCCCGTCGTCGCTTCCGTCATCGACGAGGATCGTCTCGACCGCGCTTCCACCCTTCCGCGCCCACGCGACGACCGCGTCGAGGTGCCGTCGGTGTTGATCGGCGCCGTTCCGCTCGGGAATGATGATCGAGTACGTCACTTCTTCGGCCACGTTCGCCCCTCGCCGCCGAGATTCTAGCGGCGGCCGGCCGATGGCCGCGCGGTGCGGCTCGCGCGTTCTGTCAAAGGAGCCCCAGTTCGCGGAAAAGGCTTTCAAATCGGGCCCTCCACGTGTGATCGCGGAGCGCTCGTTTCCGGCCGGCGATTCGCATCGCCTGCGCTTCGTCCGGGTGCCTGAGATAGTGCCAGACCTTCTCGAGGAGCTCGGCGTCGTCGCGGAATGTCTCTATCTCCCGCCCCAGTTCGTAATAGTCGGCGAGTTCGTTGAGGTGCTGGGCAAGATAGAGCGCTCCGCTCATCGGCGCTTCGAAGTCGCGCAGCCGAACTTGATACTGAGGGACGCCCAAGTGCGTGTCGCCGACTACGCCGAAACCGAGCGAGATCCGGGAGCGGCTGAACATGCGGACCATCTGATCGTCGGCCAGCGGCGGGCGGGAGGCCCTCCGCAGCAAGGCGTCGTCCGCCGAGCCCCGGCGGAGCCCGACGCCGTCGAGCGCAAGGGCGGCGAAGCGCCGCACGCGGCGCCATCCACCGGACGGGGCCCAGCCGTTTCCCCAGACGCGGACGTCGATCCCGTTCCGCAGCAGGTGGAGAACGTGCGCCGAGCGGTCGGCGTACTGTTGGCCGACGAATGTCGCGTCGAACTGGGGCGCGACTGGATACGGCTTGTAGACGGCGGGGCTGGCGGCCATCGGGAGATGCAGCGGACGCGCGCCGGCGGCGCGAAAGCGCTCCATAGCCTCCGGCTCAGGGATCATGCACATCGTGAAGTGGGGGGCGATATCCCTCACGAGGTGGAATTGATGGATATTGTTGCAGGAGAAGTTGATCGTCGCCGCGCCGTCGCGGCGCATCTCATCCAGCGCTTCGACGTCGACGAATCCGCGATAGAAGTAGGTGAAGACGACGTCCACGGCCCCGTTCTTCCGGGCGTCGGCGTAGGTGCGGCGCAGCGCCCCTGTCAAGGCGGGCCGCAGGATCCTGAGCGAGTCCTCGTCCTCGGCCGCGACGAACAACGGGTCGAGATCGGCGTCCACGACGTGGACTTCGGCGCCCATCTCGAGGAGCGTTCCGAGCAGGTTGCGCCGCCAGATTCGGGACGCGGGCAGCCCCGGCGCGTCGGGCGAACTACCCGCGGCGTAGACGATGCGAAGACGGCGGGAAGAAGTCACATTGTCTCCGTTGGCCTGCCGACGTCGGCGCAAGCCGCCGCCACCCCTGCTGCATAGTGCATGTCGCGGACCAAGTGATAGCCGACGTGCAGGATCCGAGGCGGAAGTAGGGGCTGCGCCATGAGGACGACCAGCCGCGCGGCACCCAGCGTCGGTCCGACAAGGGGACGAGGAAGGCACCGGACGAACGAGTGGGTTGCGGCCATCGTACGGCGGAAGCAACCATGCTCGCTGCGGACGCTCATCCCGTCGATGCGCAGAAATGCGGCGACGGCCGGATCGGCGGTCACCGACGCGAAGAGCCGCGCCATCCGTCCCGAGTCGAGATGACGACGGCAATGGGTGACGAAATCGACCGCCGCTGATCGGTGCGCGGCGACTATGTCGTCGCGGTAGGTCAGCGGCACCCCGCGCTCTTTCAGCCGCAGAGCGAGTTCCAAGTCTTCCATCCCGTACCGGTCGAACCGTTCCTGATATCCGCCGACGCGGAGCAACGTCTCGCGCGGGACGGAGAAATGGCCCGTGAGGCAGTCCTCGAAAGACAGAACCGCCGAGGACAGCAACTTGGCGCGTCGCCGCTCTTCCTCGGCCTTCAGAAACTGTCCGAATCGGCCGCGGAAGGCGTTGGCGCTGGGCACGATCCTCGCCACGACGGCGCAAGGCGGGGCCGAGGCCGGATGGGCCGCGACGTGCTTCACCAGCGCGTCGGAATGCAGGGACATGTCGTCGTCGAGAATCAAGACGACTCTTCCGCGCGCTGCGCGGAGTCCGGCGTTGCAGGCGGAGGCGCGTCCGCGATTCGGCGACAGACGAACTACGGCGGCGCAGATCCGCTGCGGTTCCCGCTGGGAGACGGCAAGGGGCGGCATCGATCCGTCGTCGATCACGATTACCTCGAAGCCGCCGGCAGGCGGAAGGCAGTCCGCCAGGGCTTCCAGCGTCTTGGGGAGACGGTCGTGACCGTTCCTGGACGGAACGATGATCGAGAGTTCCATGCGTGGGCACATTCTACCCCCACGCCACGTAAGCCGCGGAGGTGCGCGCTTCCTCGCGCCCGCGCCTCTTGAGCGGCGCCGGTCGGCGTGAGCGGCGCTCCCACGATAGAGTGCGTCGCGACGGGCACGGCGGTGAAGCGGAAGGTGTATCGGTCGGTGCCTCGCCACGCATCCCGAGGCTGCGGAATCGCCTCGTGGCGGCGTCGACGTCGCGCAGGAACGCCGACAAGATCAAGCCGGATACAGGAACGTGAATATGAGCGCACCGGCGAAAAGATCCTGCCACCGACGGCGCACCGCTCGCGCGGACTTGCGGCCGAGGACCTCCGTCGCGGCCGCCATTGGCGACCACTACCCCCGGCGCGGAACCGTCTTCGATCCGATCCCCCGCGGAGCCGTCGCCAGCGTCGGTCCTCCGCGGCGCATGCCGATCGTCCCGCACACGCGGGACGAGAGCGCATGATCCATTCGCGTCGACGACCTCGCCTTCCACTCAGACCTCGGCGTCCTCTGCCTCGGCCTCCGCTCTTCACGATCCCGGTGCGGATTGCCGCGCCGATCCGGACGCGCGACTTCACGGCCTCGCCCCGTCTTCAGCCGCAGGCCGGCGGCCGGCCGAGCGAAGACGATGCGGACCGTCCTGCCCTGTCTCGCCCGGCGTCGCAACGGCGGCGTACCGCCACAGAACGAGCCCGCGCGGCGATAGTGTCCTTCCCTCGTCACGTCGAAGCGCAACGCCCGGCAGCGAGATCTCCTCCGGCGGACGCCAGTTCGACTCCGAAGGGACCGTAGCCGCCGAAATCCTGACGCCGGCGGAACGGAGCCGCGCGCCGGCCGCCGCCAAGGCGCGGAGGTCGTCGTCGCCGCGCACGGAGACCAAGCGTCGGCGCTCGTACAGCGGCGCCGCGACCTGCGCCAGCCACACTTGGTCCGTCGCCAGAATCTCCCCCTCCTCCGTCGCCGCGGCCAGCGCGCGCGTCAGTCCGTCGAACAGCCGCTTCTCGTGCGCCAGAAAACCGACGCCCACGAGCTGTACGGCGAACGAGAGGAGCAGTAGACCGACTGCTGGGAACGACACTCTTCGCTCGCGGCATTCGGCGATCGCCGCACACGCCGCGAGCCAGAGCAACGGTGCCGCCGGCAGCAGCAGCCGCGCGCCCCAATGGAAGCCGCCGGGGCCGCCGGGGATCGCCGTCGCTGGCGTCGCCAGCAGCACGAAAAACAGCCCCGCTGACGCCGGCCCGAGCCATGCCGGCGCGCGTTCGGAACCAGTCGCCGCGGCCTCTTCGCGCCCTTCCCGCGCGCCGTCGCCGCCTGCGCCGCGCGTCGTCCACGCCGCCGCCAAGAGCAGCGCCGCAGCGAAGGCCCACGTGTGGACCGCGCTTCGGTAGGCGAACGAATCACCGAAGCTGGAGCCGCGCAAAAGGTCGATCGTGGGGAGGATGAAGGCGAAGACGCTCCACGCCGCGACCGTCGCCGCGGCAGCCGTGCGCGACGCGTCTCGCCGCTTGATCCGCTTCAACAGCCAAGTCGCGGCGAGCCCCGCGGTGGCCAGCGCGGCGAACGTTGCTTGCCCGCGGCGCGGCAGGAGATTGTCGTGGATCGACTCGCGCAGCGACCCGAGAAACGAATTCGAGCCCGCGACGTTGAACGCGGCCTGCGGCGGCACGACCTGTCCCAAGGCGGCGCGGTTCCACAGGGCTTCCCCGAGAAGCGGCGCCAAAGCCCCGAGGCCGGCGAAAAACGCCGCCGCCGCGACGGCGCGGAGCGCGTCTCGTCGCCGCGGCCCGGGCTCCGCCTCGCGCAGCGCGACAAGAAGTCGTGCCGCGTAGAGCGCCGGCCCTGCCATCGCCGCCTCGGCGCGGAACGCGACGGCGAGTCCCAGCAGCGCGCCGGCCGCGAGGTCGCGTCCGCGCCGCCGCGCGGCAGCCTCGTCGCCCGGCCACGACAGGAGCGCGGCGGCCGCCACCAGGCCCGCGGCGGGGGCGTGCTCCCAGAACTCAAGGCCGTAGAAGAGGACCGGCGTCGCGAAGGCGGCGCCGAGCCCCGCCCCGAACGCGCCTGCTCGCCCCATGCGACGCGCGGCGAGCCGCCGCACCGCCCACGCTGCGAGCGCCGCACCCGCCGCCGGGACGACGTAGAGTCCCCGCGGACCAAAGAGCGATGAGAGCCCGGCGCCGAGCGTCGGCAGCAGCGGCGGGAAGAGGGCAATGAAACGGTCGCCTCGCGGGACGAGGAACCGGTTGCGCCCCGCGCACGAGGCATCGACGTCCCGCGCCG contains:
- a CDS encoding glycosyltransferase, which translates into the protein MTYSIIIPERNGADQHRRHLDAVVAWARKGGSAVETILVDDGSDDGSEAARRSVRAAGPSCRFVGLERSRGFAGACNAGACAARGRLLFFLNSDMHPDQGDLAALANELEKDERLFAVAPAIFNLRESFFEGDLRVRIRHGVFDVLQPGRKETPPARTTRRTAYACGGALLVRADRFRELGGFSTLYSPFYWEDADICWRARRRGWDCAEAGTVSMLHDHAQTIGSLYAPAEIAAIYERNRLLFTWLHLDGTAAWAAHLAWIPLRWGAAAIRRDPSLRGFAAALRRAPAAIRLRRALAETRAAARRLTDEVRRAGAAGWPRQEP
- a CDS encoding glycosyltransferase family 2 protein; translated protein: MCPRMELSIIVPSRNGHDRLPKTLEALADCLPPAGGFEVIVIDDGSMPPLAVSQREPQRICAAVVRLSPNRGRASACNAGLRAARGRVVLILDDDMSLHSDALVKHVAAHPASAPPCAVVARIVPSANAFRGRFGQFLKAEEERRRAKLLSSAVLSFEDCLTGHFSVPRETLLRVGGYQERFDRYGMEDLELALRLKERGVPLTYRDDIVAAHRSAAVDFVTHCRRHLDSGRMARLFASVTADPAVAAFLRIDGMSVRSEHGCFRRTMAATHSFVRCLPRPLVGPTLGAARLVVLMAQPLLPPRILHVGYHLVRDMHYAAGVAAACADVGRPTETM
- a CDS encoding glycosyltransferase — encoded protein: MGAEVHVVDADLDPLFVAAEDEDSLRILRPALTGALRRTYADARKNGAVDVVFTYFYRGFVDVEALDEMRRDGAATINFSCNNIHQFHLVRDIAPHFTMCMIPEPEAMERFRAAGARPLHLPMAASPAVYKPYPVAPQFDATFVGQQYADRSAHVLHLLRNGIDVRVWGNGWAPSGGWRRVRRFAALALDGVGLRRGSADDALLRRASRPPLADDQMVRMFSRSRISLGFGVVGDTHLGVPQYQVRLRDFEAPMSGALYLAQHLNELADYYELGREIETFRDDAELLEKVWHYLRHPDEAQAMRIAGRKRALRDHTWRARFESLFRELGLL